Proteins co-encoded in one Actinoallomurus bryophytorum genomic window:
- a CDS encoding FAD binding domain-containing protein encodes MRPFAYARASDARDAVERFGPGAMYLGGGTNLVDLMRLGVAEPESLVDVARLPYDAIDGDGDGLRIGSAVRNSDLAAHPVVRERYPMLARAVLSGASGQVRNMATVGGNLLQRTRCPYFQDVSKPCNKRRPASGCPAIEGDHSNLAVLGHSGQCVATHPSDMAVALAALDARVRVTGPDGDRTVPIPGLHRLPGDDPSRDTVLRPGELITGVDLPPPPAGASKYRKVRERASFAFALVSIAAVLEVADGVVRDCRLALGGVAHAPWRAEIAEAELRGVRAGEEEFARAAEAELSRARPLPRNAYKVPLARNLIVRTLQELVT; translated from the coding sequence ATGAGACCTTTCGCGTACGCCCGCGCCAGTGACGCGCGGGACGCCGTCGAGCGGTTCGGGCCCGGCGCGATGTACCTCGGCGGCGGCACCAACCTCGTGGACCTGATGCGCCTCGGCGTGGCCGAGCCCGAATCCCTCGTGGACGTGGCGCGCCTCCCGTACGACGCGATCGACGGCGACGGCGACGGCCTGCGGATCGGCTCGGCGGTGCGCAACAGCGACCTGGCCGCGCACCCGGTGGTACGTGAGCGGTACCCGATGCTGGCCCGCGCCGTGCTCAGCGGCGCGTCCGGGCAGGTCCGCAACATGGCCACGGTCGGCGGCAACCTGCTGCAGCGCACCCGCTGCCCCTACTTCCAGGACGTCTCCAAGCCGTGCAACAAGCGCCGTCCCGCCTCGGGCTGCCCGGCGATCGAGGGCGACCACAGCAACCTGGCGGTGCTCGGCCACTCCGGGCAGTGCGTGGCGACGCACCCGTCCGACATGGCGGTGGCGCTCGCCGCCCTCGACGCGCGGGTCCGGGTCACCGGACCGGACGGCGACCGTACGGTGCCGATCCCCGGCCTGCACCGGCTGCCCGGCGACGACCCGTCCCGCGACACCGTGCTGCGGCCGGGTGAGCTGATCACCGGCGTGGACCTGCCTCCCCCGCCCGCCGGCGCCTCGAAGTACCGCAAGGTACGAGAACGCGCGTCGTTCGCGTTCGCCCTCGTCTCCATCGCCGCCGTGCTCGAGGTCGCCGACGGCGTCGTCCGCGACTGCCGCCTGGCGCTCGGCGGCGTCGCGCACGCGCCGTGGCGGGCCGAGATCGCCGAGGCGGAGCTCCGCGGCGTACGTGCCGGTGAGGAGGAGTTCGCCCGTGCCGCCGAGGCCGAGCTGAGCCGGGCGCGGCCGCTGCCGCGCAACGCGTACAAGGTCCCGCTGGCCCGCAATCTGATCGTCCGCACCCTGCAGGAGCTGGTCACGTGA
- a CDS encoding 2Fe-2S iron-sulfur cluster-binding protein, with translation MAEISLRVNGAEYALSIDTRTSLLDLLREHLGLTGTKKGCDHGQCGACTVLIDGRRSNACLALAVAHDGAEVTTVEGLADDGRPHPLQAAFMELDAFQCGYCTPGQLCSAAGMLGERGPSAVTDDLTADPPLTREEIRERMSGNLCRCGAYVNIVAAIEEVGR, from the coding sequence ATGGCGGAGATATCACTGCGGGTCAACGGCGCGGAATACGCACTGAGCATCGACACGCGCACATCGCTGCTCGATCTGCTCCGCGAGCACCTCGGCCTGACCGGGACCAAGAAAGGGTGCGACCACGGTCAGTGCGGCGCGTGCACCGTCCTGATCGACGGCCGGCGGTCCAACGCCTGTCTCGCGCTCGCCGTCGCCCACGACGGCGCGGAGGTCACCACGGTCGAGGGACTGGCCGACGACGGCCGGCCCCATCCCCTGCAGGCCGCGTTCATGGAGCTCGACGCCTTCCAGTGCGGGTACTGCACCCCGGGCCAGCTCTGCTCGGCGGCCGGGATGCTCGGCGAACGCGGGCCGAGCGCCGTCACCGACGATCTCACCGCGGATCCACCGCTGACGCGGGAGGAGATCCGCGAACGCATGAGCGGAAACCTGTGCCGTTGCGGTGCGTACGTCAACATCGTCGCCGCGATCGAAGAGGTCGGCCGATGA